The proteins below come from a single Ailuropoda melanoleuca isolate Jingjing chromosome 1, ASM200744v2, whole genome shotgun sequence genomic window:
- the LRRN3 gene encoding leucine-rich repeat neuronal protein 3 has protein sequence MKDMPLRIHVLLGLAITTLVQAVDKKADCPQLCTCEIRPWFTPRSIYMEASTVDCNDLGLLNFPARLPADTQILLLQTNNIAKIEYSIDFPVNLTGLDLSQNNLSSVTNINVKKMPQLLSVYLEENKLTELPEKCLSGLSNLQELYINHNLLSTISPGAFIGLHNLLRLHLNSNRLQMINSKWFDALPNLEILMIGENPIIRIKDMNFKPLINLRSLVIAGINLTEIPDNALVGLENLESISFYDNRLIKVPHVALQKAINLKFLDLNKNPINRIRRGDFSNMLHLKELGINNMPELISIDSLAVDNLPDLRKIEATNNPRLSYIHPNAFFRLPKLESLMLNSNALSALYHGTIESLPNLKEISIHSNPIRCDCVIRWINMNKTNIRFMEPDSLFCVDPPEFQGQNVRQVHFREMMEMCLPLIAPESFPSNLDLEAGSYVSLHCRATAEPQPEIYWITPSGQKLLPNTLKDKFYVHSEGTLDINDVTPTEGGLYTCIATNLVGADLKSVMIKVDGSFPQDNNESLNIKIKDVQANSVLVSWKASSKILKSSVKWTAFVKTENSHAAQSARIPSDVKVYNLTHLNPSTEYKICIDIPTIYQKTRKQCVNVTTKALDPDRKEYEKSNTTTFMACLGGFLGIIGVVCLFSCLSQEMNCDAGHGYMRNYLHKPTFTFSELYPPLINLWETGKEKSTALEVKATVIGVPTNMS, from the coding sequence ATGAAGGACATGCCACTCCGAATTCATGTGCTACTTGGCCTAGCTATCACTACACTAGTACAAGCTGTAGATAAAAAAGCGGATTGCCCACAATTATGTACATGTGAAATCAGGCCTTGGTTTACACCCAGATCCATTTATATGGAAGCATCTACAGTGGATTGTAATGATTTAGGTCTTTTAAATTTCCCAGCCAGATTGCCTGCTGACACACAGATTCTGCTCCTACAGACTAACAATATTGCAAAAATTGAATACTCCATAGACTTTCCAGTAAATCTCACCGGCCTGGACTTATCTCAAAACAATTTATCTTCAGTCACCAATATTAATGTAAAAAAGATGCCTCAGCTTCTTTCCGTGTATTTAGAGGAAAACAAACTAACTGAACTGCCTGAAAAATGTCTGTCTGGACTGAGCAACTTACAAGAACTCTATATTAATCACAACTTGCTTTCTACAATTTCACCCGGAGCCTTTATTGGCCTACATAATCTTCTCCGACTTCATCTCAATTCAAATAGATTGCAGATGATCAACAGTAAGTGGTTTGATGCTCTTCCCAATCTGGAGATTCTGATGATTGGGGAAAATCCAATCATCAGAATCAAAGACATGAACTTTAAGCCGCTTATCAATCTCCGCAGCCTGGTTATAGCTGGTATAAACCTCACGGAAATACCAGATAATGCCTTGGTTGGACTTGAAAACTTAGAAAGCATCTCTTTTTATGACAACAGGCTTATTAAAGTGCCCCATGTTGCTCTCCAAAAAGCTATAAACCTCAAATTCTTGGATCTAAATAAAAATCCCATTAATAGAATACGGAGGGGTGATTTCAGCAATATGCTACACTTAAAAGAGTTGGGAATAAATAATATGCCTGAGCTGATTTCCATCGACAGTCTTGCTGTGGATAACCTGCCAGATTTGAGAAAAATAGAAGCTACAAACAACCCACGGTTGTCTTACATTCACCCAAATGCATTTTTCAGACTACCCAAGCTGGAATCACTCATGCTCAACAGCAATGCCCTTAGTGCCCTGTACCATGGAACAATTGAGTCTTTGCCAAACCTCAAAGAGATCAGCATACACAGCAATCCAATCAGGTGTGACTGTGTCATCCGTTGGATTAATATGAACAAAACCAACATTCGGTTTATGGAGCCAGACTCACTATTTTGCGTGGACCCACCTGAATTCCAAGGACAAAATGTTCGGCAGGTGCATTTCAGGGAAATGATGGAAATGTGTCTCCCTCTTATAGCTCCTGAGAGCTTCCCTTCTAATCTGGATTTAGAAGCTGGGAGCTATGTTTCCTTGCATTGTAGGGCTACTGCAGAGCCACAGCCTGAAATCTACTGGATAACACCTTCTGGTCAAAAACTCTTACCTAATACTCTGAAAGACAAGTTCTACGTCCATTCTGAAGGCACACTAGATATAAACGATGTAACCCCAACAGAAGGGGGTCTATATACCTGTATAGCAACTAACCTGGTTGGTGCTGACTTGAAGTCTGTTATGATCAAAGTGGATGGTTCTTTTCCCCAGGATAACAACgaatctttaaatattaaaataaaagatgttcagGCCAACTCAGTTCTGGTGTCTTGGAAAGCAAGTTCTAAAATTCTCAAATCCAGTGTTAAGTGGACAGCTTTTGTCAAGACTGAAAATTCCCATGCTGCCCAAAGTGCTCGAATACCATCTGATGTCAAGGTATATAATCTTACTCATCTGAACCCATCAACTGAGTACAAAATTTGTATTGATATCCCCACCATCTATCAAAAAACCAGGAAACAATGTGTAAATGTCACCACAAAAGCTTTGGACCCTGATCGAAAAGAGTATGAAAAGAGTAACACCACAACCTTTATGGCCTGCCTTGGAGGCTTTCTGGGGATTATTGGTGTGGTATGTCTTTTCAGTTGCCTCTCTCAAGAAATGAACTGTGATGCTGGACATGGCTATATGAGGAATTATTTACACAAACCAACCTTCACATTCAGCGAGCTTTATCCTCCTCTAATCAACCTCTGGgaaacaggcaaagaaaaaagtACAGCATTGGAAGTGAAAGCAACTGTTATAGGTGTGCCAACAAATATGTCCTAA